CCCTTAAAGGACTAAGATTTTTGTTTCAAACACTTGGATTTATAGATCTCTTTGTGTGCTTAATTGGAAGGTTAGTAAAGCGGACTCTGCATGACACCCGCCACCCGTGGAAAAGTGCTGCCGTGAAGAGATagacattagggagtttaagatctacgacgcgacagtagcgaaaacgtcgctcagaattgcaagttcaagtttttcaatctatttcgccattatgtcaatttgtgtaacttttgaaagctagcggaactacccaggaactgaatttagaggtgcggtgtcaacgctacaaaataatattcaaatttgcgcctgagtgttcacgttctctgtaaaacttgagaaatggtcatttcacgtcgcagatttgccgagaacttgaaagaaatgcacggaattgaAAAAGGCgtgtgaagggcgtgcaaaacttttgtttttcgcaattatgtatgcaaattttgtgacgttgtcgctgcagtcgcgttgaaacatgtttaaacagtacaaaacaaggtggccaaacggaaaaatgttttgccaaccaacaatgttttagcatgttttaccgtaaaacatttaccgtttggacaggccGTTAAAGTCCCAACTGACATGTTAAgaacctgatatcgtttttattcacgagtttttaataccatatggCGAACGAGCGAGTCAACGGTACGAAATTCGACCAATTGCGTAACCTGAAAATTGTGATGAATTTTTCAAAGGTCCTTCAACAATATGGATGACCAGGCCGGAAAAGGAGGAGCCTATGCCAATCGCAAAAGAGCTTTCCACTTACCGGGAGAGTTCCAAGAAGAAATTGAACATAACACAAAAGATTTGaacattgcaaaagaaatcgattatcgggccggagaaggaagaggtTGTGCAGATCTCAGTAATGCTTACCATTCGATGggtgatttccgaaaagccatcgagtatactggaaatctcggtaataccTATCAAAAGCAGGGTGATTTCCGAAAAGcaatcgagtatcatgaaaaacggtTGAACATTGCAATCGAAATggatgatcgggccggagaagcaACAGCGTActcaaatctcggtaatgcttaccattcgctgggtgactttcgaaaagctaTCGAGTATGATGAAAAAAGCTTAACCATCGCAAAGGAAATCGGTGCTCGAAAGGCAGAAGGATTAGCTTATGGAAATATCGGTGCTTCCTATCAATTGCTGGGTGATTACCGAGAAGCAATCATGAATCATAAAAAAGATTTAAACATTGCCAGGGACATCGGTTCTATGGAAGGAAAAGCAAGAGCTTActcaaatctcggtaatgcttaccactcgcTGAAAAACTTCCAAAAAGCtctcgagtatcatgaaaaaagtttAACCATCGcaaaggaaatcggtgatcgggaggAAGAAGGATTAGCTTATGGATGTCTCGGTGCTGCTTATCAAATGCTGGGTGATTACCAAAAAGCAATCGTgaatcatgaaaaagatttaaacaTTGCAATGAACATCGGTTCTCCTGAAGGTCAAGTAAAAGCTTAttcaaatctcggtaatgcttaccattcGCTGAGTGATTTCCAGAAAGctatcgagtatcatgaaaaaagtttAACCATCGCAAAGGAAATCGGTGACCGGGAGGGAGAAGGATTAGCTTATGGAAATATCGGCGTTGCATATGATATGCTGGGTGACTACCAAAAAGCAATCGTGAATCacgaaaaaaatttaaacattGTAACGGACGTCGGTTCTCCGGAAGAAAAAGCAAGAGCTTATTCAAATCTCGGTCAGGCTTACCACTCGCTgagtgactttcgaaaagctatcgagtatcatgaaaaacgcttAACCATCGCAAAGGAAATCGGTGTTCGAGAGGAAGAAGGATTAGCTTATGGAAATATCGGTGGTGCCTATTATATGCTGGGTTATTATCAAAAAGCAATTGTGATtgatgaaaaagatttaaacaTTGCAACGGACATCGGTTCTCCGGAAAGAGAAGCAGGAGCTTATTCagatctcggtaatgcttaccattcGAGGCTGAGTGCCTACCAAAAAGCTATCGAGTATCTTGAAAAAGGTTTAACCATCGCAAAGGAAATCGGTCATCGGACTGAAGAAGCAAATGCTTATGGAAATCTGGGTATTGTCCATCAAAAGCTGggtgatttccgaaaagccatcaagtatcatgaaaaacggtTGAACATTGTAATGGAAATCGacgatcgggccggagaagcaAGAGCTTATTCAAATCTCGGTGAGGCTTACCATTCGCTgagtgactttcgaaaagctaTCGAGCATGATGAAAAAAGTTTAACCATCGcaaaggaaatcggtgatcgaaaGGGAGAAGGATTAGCTTATGGAAATATCGGTGTTGCCTATCAATTGCTAGGTGATTACCGACAGGCAATCGTgaatcatgaaaaagatttaaacaTTGCAAAGGACATCGGTTCTCCGGAAGGAAAAGCAAGAGCTTAttcaaatctcggtaatgcttactatTCGCTGAGTGACTACgaaaaagctattgagtatcatgaaaaaagtttAACCATCGcaaaggaaatcggtgatcatGGTCATCGGATTGCAGAAGcaagagcttatggaaatctcggtaatgtcTATCAAATGCGGGGTAATTTCCAAGAAGCTAtcaagtatcatgaaaaaattttgaacactgcaatagaaatcgatTATCGGGTCGGAGAACAAGCAGGTTATAataatctcggtgttgcttacaaaTCGCAGGGTAATATCgtaaaagccatcgagtatttTGAGAAAGATTTGCATCTTGCAATGGAAATCGATGATGGGATCGCTGTAGGAACAGCATATGAAAATCTCGGTGAT
The nucleotide sequence above comes from Acropora muricata isolate sample 2 chromosome 12, ASM3666990v1, whole genome shotgun sequence. Encoded proteins:
- the LOC136893378 gene encoding tetratricopeptide repeat protein 28-like, with the protein product MDDQAGKGGAYANRKRAFHLPGEFQEEIEHNTKDLNIAKEIDYRAGEGRGCADLSNAYHSMGDFRKAIEYTGNLGNTYQKQGDFRKAIEYHEKRLNIAIEMDDRAGEATAYSNLGNAYHSLGDFRKAIEYDEKSLTIAKEIGARKAEGLAYGNIGASYQLLGDYREAIMNHKKDLNIARDIGSMEGKARAYSNLGNAYHSLKNFQKALEYHEKSLTIAKEIGDREEEGLAYGCLGAAYQMLGDYQKAIVNHEKDLNIAMNIGSPEGQVKAYSNLGNAYHSLSDFQKAIEYHEKSLTIAKEIGDREGEGLAYGNIGVAYDMLGDYQKAIVNHEKNLNIVTDVGSPEEKARAYSNLGQAYHSLSDFRKAIEYHEKRLTIAKEIGVREEEGLAYGNIGGAYYMLGYYQKAIVIDEKDLNIATDIGSPEREAGAYSDLGNAYHSRLSAYQKAIEYLEKGLTIAKEIGHRTEEANAYGNLGIVHQKLGDFRKAIKYHEKRLNIVMEIDDRAGEARAYSNLGEAYHSLSDFRKAIEHDEKSLTIAKEIGDRKGEGLAYGNIGVAYQLLGDYRQAIVNHEKDLNIAKDIGSPEGKARAYSNLGNAYYSLSDYEKAIEYHEKSLTIAKEIGDHGHRIAEARAYGNLGNVYQMRGNFQEAIKYHEKILNTAIEIDYRVGEQAGYNNLGVAYKSQGNIVKAIEYFEKDLHLAMEIDDGIAVGTAYENLGDSYRLLGNFLEAIEIIISNRDKEGGAYTNFQSGYFSCPQFEKAVEYLRSAVEVFNTLRSLLKCEYGMKMSFRERHQDSYTALWRSLLKLRKVDEALFAAEQGRAQALTDNFLIQYKIAPPSSVATDSIDSKETIIGILSKQSAKMIFLAIEKLKINIWFLSRGRKAEFRQTELQGDRRITDPISALVESALEAINPGDRVICENRSLDELTTDCPSSRGDEDNPPQPSKNYLKPFHDAVIGPICDMLGPHDDELVIVPDGTLSFIPWAAVVESHRIRSVPSLTSYHLILSVPESYHKKTGALLVGNPCLEQLEEPLENLPFAQKEVEMIATILNTQPLTGRQATKAEVMKRIPAVGVIHIAAHGNRSTGEIALSPNPGWTYQFPQEEDYILKISDVQAANLRASLVVLSCCHSGRGKILKGEGVVGIARAFLAAGARCVLVSLWAIDDEATMVFMKSFYQHLKEGKTACAALHESMKSLRESEEFSAMKYWAPFQLIGGDVKIEFGEVDDVAK